The Planctomycetaceae bacterium sequence TCTGCCCCATCGTTATAACCATATCTTTTTCGCTCAATTCATCGCCGCTGACTTCTGTCATGCCGTCATTTTCCAGACCGGTCTGCACGGCAACCTGATGCGCCCTGCCGTCTTTGACTGTGAAAATTATATTTCCGTCAACGCGTTTCTGAATCGACACTGTCGGAACAGCAAGAGCTTTTCTTGTCTCGAAGATGACTTTTATATCCGCCATTGCGCCGGCAGCTATCGTATGCGATGAATTATCGAGTAAACATTTCACTTCAAATGTACGAAGCTTATTTTCAATAGTCGGACTTTTATAATATAGCGACTGTTCGCCGTGCTCTTTGCCGAAAACATTGACACGCATTTTGGTTTGCCCTGCGATAACTTCCGAATAATATTGAGCGGGCAGATACGCACTGACTTCTATCGAATTGTTATCCGTGATAAGAAGCGCAGGCTCTTCGGGACTTCCCATTTCGCCCGGCTCTTTGAATCTTGCGCTGACAAAACCGCTGATTGGAGCATAAACAACTGTATCAGACAGGTTCTTTTGCGAGATAATCAAATCCGCCCTGGCTCGCTCTATGTTGGAACGGGCAAGATCTATATCCGCCTGAGCGGCCTTTATCGCGGCTTTCAATTGATTGTAGTGCGATTCCTGCAACTCAAACGCGTTCGCGGTTACAGCTTTCTTTTCGTATAACCGTTTGTATCTGTTGTAATCAAGCTGAACTTTTTCAAAATCAACTTTAATTTTTTCCAAACCGGCCTGTGCCTGCTTTTCAGTGCTCTCGGCAATAGCCAACGCTTTTCTCCCGGCCTCAACAGCCTGTTCAAGTTTTACCGAATCGATGCGAAACAGCATTGTCTTTCCGGCAGTAACGTTGTCCCCCTCATCGACAAAAAGCTCTTCGATAGTGCCCGGAATCCTCGGCGAAACATAAGCGAAATTTTTGGCTTCAAGATTTCCCTGAACAGCAGCGTATCGTTCAAATGTTTTTGTTGCAATCGGCGAAGCGACTACGGAAAATTTCGGCTCTTCAGGAGTTTGCTGTACCACTACATTCGCTTTTTTCACAATCCTAATGTAATAAAACAGCATCCCCGCGATTACAATCAGAAGAAGGATTATAATTATCGCAGAAAGATTAATTTTTTTCGGCTTTTCATTGTTTTCCATAGAGTGCCTCGCTCGGGCTGTTATTTTGCCCCATCAGATTATTTAACACCGCAATACTTACCTGAAGTTGATATTTGCTTGTCATCAAATCCATTTGAGCGTTGTCTTTTTCGGCGGTTACCTCAAGAAGTTCCGAACTTACAACTAATCCTTCTTTCCATTTTTCATTTGTTTCTTCGAAATGTTTCGATGCCGTATCAAAAGCCTTCAGTGTAAGCACAGACATTTCTTTTGCGTTTTCAAGATTTAAATAAGCCTTATAAACCTCAAGCATCAAAACAAGCGTTTGCTGCTCTCGTTCTATAAAAGCTACTTTTTGCCTTTCTTTAGCAGCCTTGTATTCGTTTATATTGGCAAAGCCGTTGAAAATCGGCAAAGTGCCCGACAAACCGTAAGTCCAGAAATTTTGAAATACCTGAAACGAGTCGGACGTATTGGTTCTGCCGGCAAATATCGCCAGCTTCGGCAGGAATCCTGCCAACGCGATTTTGACTTTCTCTTTTTCAATTTGAATTTGTTTGTCGGAAATAAACAAACCCGGATTTTGCAGCATTGCAGTGTAAACAAGTTCTTCTACAGGAGCATCAGGCATCTGCAAAGGCTGTTCGGGAATCAGGTTGATATCAGCTAAAGGCGACAACCCCAGCGAAAACATCAAATCTCCTTTTGCCTGCTGCACGGCATAACGCGCTTCATTGACATCAATTTGTCTTGCCAGCACATTCAACTGTGCCTGCTGAAGCTGCCAATCGGTAACAAGTCCTTCATTGTACAGCGATTCAATTTCACTTTGCAACCCCTGCGTCGAACTTAATTGACTTTCAAGAGCCAGCTGCATCTCCTGCAAAGACAGGCAATGATAATAATTAACTATCACGTCGAGAATAATTGTCTGTCTTGTATATTGGCTGACAATTTTTGTCAGCTCTTCGCCGCGTTTATACATTTCATACAGAAACCACGTCTGCGGGTCGAATACAGATAACTGCATCTGCCAGGTAACGTCTTTTATCGCCCTGTCGTGAGTAGCCGCGGCAGCACCGCCAAATTTAGTCATAGGTGTTCTGTTCCACCTTGTCTCTGAATAATCGAGATTTATCACGGGCAGGAAATTTGCAAAAGCGACTTTCCGTTCAAGTCCGGATATTTTTTCTTCGATTGCAGATATCCGTATCTCAAGATTATTCTGCAAAGCGATAGATACACAGTCGTTCAGGCCGTACGCAGGCTTCATCGATAAAACATCGTTGGTTTCACTTTTCAGCGATGCACTGAATGCTCCGGCGTGCTCCTGCCTGACCAGACGGTCATTGACTTTCTGGCAGCCGGCCTGGAAAATTACCAGCAATGAAATCACAAACAAAATGTTTTTATTTCTGTTCATTAATTTATCAACATACCACAGAAAAGATTCTCAATCTTTGCAAGCCCATCCTGTACATTGGCCTTATTATAATTCACTGATGATTCCATAATATAAGTCTGAAGCGATGCCTCTAACGAAAGAACATAAATATTGGTATCCACAGGTTTAAAAAATTTCTTTGCAATTCCAGCATTAATAACTTCTACAAGCTTATTTCGCAAAACAGTCTTAACTTCATAAGCCTTTCCTTCCTTTTCGTTATTAGAAGGCGTCAACGTCCCGTGCTGCGCAACGTACAACCTGATAAATTTCAAATTCTCTTCCATCAAGTCAATATGAGACACAATGTAAACATGTATCTTTTCATTTTCAGGCGTATCGCTTTCCAAAATCGGCATCAGTGACTGTAAAATTCTTTCAACGCAATCATTTCTCAATTCATCAAACAGTTGCTCCTTGCTCTGGAAAAAATTATACAGAGTTCCTACCGCATACTCCGAACGAACGGCAATATCCTGCATCGAAACATTGTGAAACCCCTTCTCTGAAAACAAATCCAGCGCCTTGGCAAGTATTTCTGTCCGGTGCCTGATTTTTTCCCGTTCTTTTCTTGAAATCGTTTCCATAGCAATTCCCTGTTTTTTCTTAATTAACCAGCTTAACTTTCTATGAACATATATTCATATTATGAATACTAATTCACAAAATGTCAAGCCTTAAACCTTATTCAGTGTAAAATCGGCATTCCCTAACCTGAAGTTAATATAAACCGCTGTATTTTAAGAATTTACAGCATAATTTAGGCCTGAAAGTCCTATAAAATTGGGGATATTTGAAGATTTGACCACAGCGAGGTTTTATGATTGTTATGCTATCAGACTTATATATAATTTGTAATCTGGCATTGCCGGATTAGGATAAAAAATGACAGCGAATAATAACGGTTCGTCAAAAAGCAGCATTGAACTGATTTTGCGAGCCTTAAAACATAAGAATTACAGACTTTACTTTGCCGGACACGGAACGTCACTGATTGGCACATGGATGCAGCAGCTTGCGATGAGCTGGCTTGTTTACCGACTCACCGGCTCGGCGTTTTATCTTGGATTAGTCCCCTTTTGCAGCCAAATACCTGTTTTTCTTGGCGCACCGATTGCCGGCGTAATTGCCGACCATAGCCCAAAACGCCGAATCCTGATAACCACACAAATTTTAGCTATGCTGCAGGCTTTTCTCCTTGCTGCGCTGGTTTTCTTCGGAAAAATAAATCTGATATGGATAATCACGCTAAGCATTTTAATCGGAATCATCAACGCATTCGATATTCCAACCAGACAGGCTTTCATTTATGAAATCGTGGATAACGAAGAAGATTTGCCAAATGCGATTGCATTAAATTCTCTTATCTTTAACGCAGCCAGATTGATAGGCCCTTCTATTGCCGGTTTTTTAATTGCAATCACCGGCAACGAATACGTCTGTTTCTTTATCAATGGAATAAGCTTTTTAGCTGTTATTTATTCGCTTGTCGCAATGAAAATTACTCGGCCTATTCAGAAAAAATCTGTGTCGAATATTCTTGCGGGCTTAAAAGACGGTGCGAAATACGCCTTCGGTTTTGTTCCAATCAGAACGGTATTGCTTTTTACAGCGTTCATTAGTATCGTAGCAGTACCCTATTCTGTACTTCTGCCGATTTTTGCAAAAGATATTCTGCACGGCGATTCAAGAACACTTGGTATGCTTACATCTGCGATTGGAATTGGCGCACTTGTGGGCGCTATATTCCTGGCGATACAAAAAAATCCGCGGCGATTCGACAATATAGTTGTTTTCGCCGGAGGCGTTTTCGCTGTTGGTTTAATAGGATTCTCCTTATCGCAGGTGCTCTGGCTGTCGCTTTTATTGATAGTTCTGCCGGGCTTTGGCTTAATGGTGCAGTCGGCGTCGACAAATATTATTCTGCAAACTATCACAGACGACGACAAACGAGGCCGGGTAATGAGCTTTCACGTAATGGCATTTGTAGGCACCGCACCGTTCGGCAACCTTCTTGCCGGCGTTGTCGCTGAAAGAATCGGCGCACCACACACACTGCTGCTGTGCGGAGTATGCACGATAATAATTATGCTGTTTTTCGTTTTCCAGATTCCGCGTCTGCGTCAACTGATTCATCCGATATATGTCCGCAAAGGGATTATACCTGAAGAAGTGGCACAGGGCTTGAGCACTGCAACGCAAATTGCCGCTGAAACTAAAGAGTAACTTAATGGAACGCAACTTTACGGCACTTGCACCCATCATACTTTTTAGGCTCAGACGACTTTTACATACTATGCGCACATGCAAACGCCTCAGGCGTCTAAAACCTTGCACTGTATTGCTCTGCCCAAACCTTGAACTTAGTATCAGTTAGTATCCAAACCTCATTTGAAAAATCTCTGCATCTTTATTTTCGATAAGCGGTTTCAACTTTGTTTAGAGCAGCCAGAATATTATTAATATCTGATTCGCTCCAACTTTCAAATAAATGTACAATAAAATGAGCCTCAACTGCTTCACGAGTATTTTTCATTTCAAAAGAAGGATTTCTTGGGCCTTTATAATCGGAGCAGTTCCATGGGAATCCGCTCTTACCAAAAACGGCCTTATCTTTGAACCACGGGAATGTACAAGGTACATGGTTATAGTCTGGATTAACCATGACGCCTTCTGCCGCCAGTGCCTTGCAAAAAGTCTGTTTATCAACACGAACTACATTTGAATCAAATTTCAACCGAACAAACCAATATGAACTTTCAGTATCCGGCACCTGCCAGCCCATTGAAACAGCTCTGGATTTCTTGAGGCCTTCTCTAAGAAGACCGGCCAATTTGCGTCTTTTCTCAATTATGCCTGGAAGTTTCTTTATTTGCACGCTGCCGATGCAGGCTGAAAGATCATTCAAATTGCAATTCAAGCCGGCGACAACATTGTTTTCAACAGACAAATTGAACGGTTTGCCACGGTCAGCAAAACGTCTGCCCTGCCAATGAAGCTTTTCATTGCGGGTGTAAACAACCCCGCCCTGCCCGCCGGTACAATGATGCTTGCCGAACATTGTTGAAAAAGCGGCAACATCACCAAAAGTTCCAACCATTTTACCTTTGTATTTTGCGGCGTGTGCCTGGGCACAATCCTCAACCAAATATAAATTATGCTCCCGCGCCAGAGCGATAATCGGGTCCATGTCAACAGGTTCTCCGCCTATATGGGCAACCAGAATTGCTCGTGTACGTTCATTTATCAAAGGCTTGATTCCATCAGCACAAACGTTGAAACTGCGTGGATCGCTATCAGCCATAACCGGCACACAGCCTGCAAATACAACCGGCGTTACGCCTCCATTATCGGTAATCGGCGGCACTATGACTTCGGACAATGCATCTAATTGCAGAGCTCCCAGGGCACAAAACACAGCATTGGTGCCGGAGTTGACGCCGTCGGCAAAACCACCTTGCATGAAATCGACAAAATCCTTTTCGTATTGCTTTTCTACAGGTCCGTTATATCCAAACGCCTCGCCGGTTTTGATAGCATCATCAAACAGACGCATAACGGCAAGTTTTTCTTGTTCGTCAAATAGCTTGCGAGGAGATAAAGGTTTTTCGAAAATTGGTTTACCACCGTCTATTGCCAACCGTTCCATAAATGTTTTCCCTTTATAACTTAGATTTAAAAAAAAATTATAAATTCAGAATCCTGGAAACATTTCCAGATGTGATTTTATTATACGCGGAAGATGATATTTTACCTTGCTTGAGCGCATCAGTTAACCATTCGACGTGCTGCATATCGTTATCAACCGCACAATAATCCTGGCCTAAAAGCAAGCGATCCTGAAATTCTTCGATAAATTTCCAGGCATGCTCTGTATCTCGTGAGAGCGCATTAAGGCCGCTGCCTGCCGAAAGGTCTGCGTACAGATTCGGATAATTGCGCAGCAATCTCGGTACAGCGCCGCCGGGCGTAACTTTGCCTACGGGGTATGAATTTTTATCCTGCCATTTTAAGTCGCCGCTTATTTCGCTCCAGAAAGCCTGGCTGTGACCAATTAATTTCAAATTTGGAAGTTTTTTCAGCACAAATTCCAAATATGGTAAATTTATGAAATCCAGAACACCATAGGAATTTTCATCCGGCGTTGTCGTGTGGAAAAGAACAGGGAATCCGACAATACTACAGGCTTCCAAGAGAGCCAATAAACTTGGATCATTCCAAAAAACTCGGCAAGCCATTTCGCCAAGCCCTTTACAGCCCAAAGCTTTGTACTGCTCAAGATATCTGACGAACACATCGGCGGTAATCATATCCGGCCTGCAAGGCAGACGCGGATCGAGATTGCAGAAGGGAATAAATCTGCCCGGATACTTCTCACAAATGGACAATACCTCGCCTATGCTTTGATGTTCCGCAGGCGCTTCGGCATTATTGAGCGGCAGAATTACAGCCTTGTCTATTCCTTTGGAATTCATCATGCTGATTTGCTGCTCGGCCGATAGGAATGGTTTCGTACCGAAACGAGAACAGATTTTTGGAGAAACATACACATGTGCATGAACGTCTATTATCATTTTAACCTACTCTTTCCACTTTATGGCTCTTTAATGAGCGTGCCAACGCTTCGAGAATTTTTATTGGAACTATTAGATTTTCGTGCGTTTCCGGCTCCTGCCTCGTTAAGAACATACGAGTAAAAGTTTTTATGCCTGCAAGATACGGATTGGAATCAAAAGTAATATTCTCAAATACGCCGCCTTTTTCACCGACAGCACCAATCGAGAAACCGGAGCACCCTTCTTTAATGAAGTTCAGCGTTATTATTTTATTATCTGAGTAAATCAGTTGTCCTGTTGCTCCATTTGGATTCCTGGAAATAAAAACCCGGTCAACATTAAAACCAAATGCCTTGAGAGCCATTTCAACCTGATGAATCCCATAGAAGAAAATACCTCCATACGGACTGTCAACGTCGCATACTCCATACGTTGCTCCGGCCAAAACCAGTCCCATCCTGTCCTTCTTTAAAATAAACTGCCTGATTTTTTTTTGTTCAGGAACAACACTAAAACTTGTAACAGGCGATCCTGTCTGTTTTGCTAATTTGAGAAACTTTTCACCTTTAGCAGAATTAAAACACAAAGGTTTATCGATAAAAACAGGAATGCCCTTTTTAATAAAAGGAAGTGCCGCATCAAGATGGTACTTCGGATGACGATGATCGACGATCAATGCGTCAATTTTGCCCAGCATTTCCAAAGGATTTTCGACAATATTCGGTATTTTCCCCTCTTTTGCAACAGCCTGTGCCAGTTTTCTTGTTTCACCCCACAAAAACTTCACACTGCAGTTTTTTATCTTTTTTTCAATGTTGATGGTTTTAGCGATAGCAAGTGAATGTGAATTCTCGCTTCCAATAATTCCTATTTTCATATATTTTCCTTAATTATTCAAAGTTAAACACGTCGAAACAAATGGGATGACTTCGCAAGGTATTTGCTGGGGTACGCATATCGGAAGTCGTAAATTACACGGCTGAAAAATATGTCGCTGCACCCATTTCACCCATTGTTTTGAGGCCTGGGGCGGCGGACAGTATCGATTTTACTGCATTGAGTGTAATTGCACAAGTTGCAATGTCGCCATTTACGCCACCGGCAATAGTAGAATCAATATTTGGAATTCCATTGACCATGATACGATCATAGGATTGCGGCTCACCGACGGCAGCCCTGAATTCGAGTGTAATTACTTCTCTGTTGCCTACAAAGCCCCGCCCTGTCTGATACACTCCTCGTGCCATGCCTTTTAGAATTGGTTTGAAGCCGCTATGAATATCAATATCTGCGATAATCGGCTCAAGGGTTTCTTCGTTTCGATCCAAATTCCAGCCCATTCTGGCGGCAATAAAATCAACAGATTCCGGAAGGCCTACATGGCGAAGCGTACCATTTCTGTGTTTTTCACGAAATTCATCGAGCGATAGACCTGCTCCAATTTTCTGCTGGAACGGCACACGTCGTATTGACGCATCCTGCACGCGCCAGACATGAATAGAATCAACTTTTTGGCATACACCTGTCAAAACTGTGGGCAAATATTCCATCAGAAAACCCGGATTAACTCCTGTGCCAATACAAGTAACACCGGATTGTTTGCAAATTACATCCAGCCGTTTCGATATTTCGGGCTGTGTCCGCCAGGGAAACGCAAGTTCTTCACAGGTCGAAACAATATGCAAACCAGCTTTAGCTAATTCAACAGCTTGAGGTTCGAATTTGACAAGGCTTGAGACGGTAGTAACAACAGCGACCTGCGCTTTCTTGCCTTTCAAAGCTTCTGTAAGGGAACTGCATATTGGAATACCCAACAACCCAAGACCACAAAACTCACCGAGGTCTTTGCCTATTTTGGCGGGATCAGGGTCAACCGCACCCAAAATATTAAAGACTCCCCGCTCAAGGGCAAAACGCACAATTTTCTGTCCCAAGGGTCCCAACCCAAGATGAACTATATTAATCATAACTTGTCATCCAAAATATTAGCCTGTACGCATGACTTCGTAAAATTCGATGAACGCAAATGGCCAAAGCAGTTTGAAATTTTAAAAAATGATTTATGTTTACATTTCTCCAGAGAATTTGATAAAAAACTCTTGTTTGAATATATCCGGCTACCTTGAAATGCGATGTAAACAGTAACCTTCCATATAAAACACCTGGCCAGAACTTATATTCCCATTTTGCGGAATTATGATCAGTTGGACTTACCTGGGAAATTGACGACAATCGCCCCAGGCAGAATGGTCCTGCTCTGTATCAACCGGTTTAAATTCCGGTGAATTAAAATTCTTCCATACAGCATGGCAGTCCACGTAGAGCATATTAATACCGTCGTTAATGCGTAACTTCTTGGGATGATACAGTTCCTGCCATTTTGCTAATGGCACTACCATTGAAGGAGGAATAGCAAATGAACTTACATTGTTAAGACATAAAATTGTACCTGAACTATTTTTAATCTGTTCTACCTTTACCTGCAAAACCGGCAATCTCATACCTGCTTCGGTATTTAGCGAACCGGTACGTTGATAACAACCGAATCCCGGAGCGTAACCGCCGCAGCCAAGTGCACGATGATTATACCCGTATGAAGGAGCCGTTCCCGAACAAAACCAGTAATACCAGTTCGAGTCTTTATTTTTTTGTCCGTACAACATATCCCTATGGTCGTATTTTGCAAATTCCACTGAAAAATACTTCTCGTAAACCGGGGACGTAAAAACTTTTCCGGTTTTGGTGTAAGGAACAAGTTTCTGCTGCCAGTAGACGTTGGTAAAATCATCTCCATCTTTCCCACTCGCCCTGGGCGGCATATAATCGGGGGGCAGAGTGCCTTTATTATCACTGATGTACATAAACATACTCGACCCGGTTGATTTTAAGTTTGTGGCATCAATAACTTTTATGGCCTGTTCACGAGCCTTCTGTAATGAAGGCATCAGAACCGCCAGAAGCAATGCTATTATTGAAATCACAACGAGGAGCTCAACCAAGGTAAAACCCGTTGATCTGATATTTCTTCTGTTCATCATTCCTCCATTTTCTTCAATTTTGCAAAATAAATTTGAATCTTGAGACCAAACAACTCTCGATATTTTCGTCTGTAACATTATCACTTCCAAAATAATATATACGTTAAATGCTAATCAGTACGTCATATTAATATAGTATAGCACGTATCGTAGATAGTTGTCAATGTTTTTTTTACTTTTTTCATGTCCCGCCGGTCGGTTCATTTGCTTTGCTACTATAGCCATCAAAAACTACATCCACCTTGCAATTTTTATCAATTATAGAATTACACTCCTTCGTATAACGTTCAACATATTGTTCGGCCAGATGTTCAGGCAGACTATCGCGGTACTTTTGTGAAAATCTGACTGACACAATAGCATGTTTGCTATGAGAAACACGTTTTTTTGCGGAAAAGGCACCATTGAACAAAAGTTCCTCTTCCGGAATAGCATCTTCTGTACGAACCTGCTTACATAACCACGGTCTCGCATTACTCTGTTCCAGAAGTTCTATCCACAAATTAACATCTTCTGGCCTTTTCACATAAAAAATCGCAATCAGCGGGACATTATGCTGCCTGGCAATTGAAGCAAAAGCCGAAAGACCCGCCCTGATTATAACCTTGTCTTTGACAGGTTGGTGAACATGATATATTTCATGGGATATGGCGTCCCAATTACTCGCATAATGCTGCGGCGACACCCCCATTCCGGTTAAATTCGCTCCGATACAATTCGAAGCACAGCCCCATAATGCTATATTTTCCGGCAAGAAATTACGGAGCCTCTTATAATGTTCCGCTGTCCACTGATAACGTAAATCAATCCACTGCTGGCGATATGTATTTGCCGGGTTTTCCCAGAAATCTTTATCAGATTGGTCGGGCAGTTCCATTTTCGTAGCATTGTAAAACTTTTCCCTGCAATGGGAACATCCACAGGTATATATATCCGGTAAAAATTGCAGATCATCGGACATCAGGGCATCATATTTGATCTTTTCCACATGTCTTCCGATAAAGGCCAGATAAGCTTTCTGATAATCAGGATTGTTGGGGCAGAAACATTCGTTGTTCCAGCCTTCATGGTAAACCGGTTTATTGTCCTTACTTGATATTTGCCTCCAATCGGCGAGCTTTGAACCATTAAAACTCAGTTCATCACAATTATCAGGATAAAAAGGCACATGATGCCTGTTCCTGATTCTGATTTCCCAGCGATCATTTACATTCCGTACTCGGTGTACAAATGTTGCGGAATGATGCTCAACAACTCTAAGACCATGACTATGGCAGATTTCTGTAATTCTTGCCAAAATCTCAAGAACGCGATCAAGTACCGGGAGATAATCCCACCTGAAATGGAATCCGAATATAACAACTGCATTAATCCCCGCCTTAGAGAAGATTTGCGCACGATTTTCCCATTTCTTTTCGATAGCATAATCAGGCCACTCAAGGTCTTCCCATGTCATCCACCAAGATGTGAATTTAGCCTCTTTTATCCAGTCAAATTTCATTATTTATCTCTCATTTCAAAGAAGTTACTTTTATAATATAATGTTATGCAACAATTCAATCGTACAGCCTTTATAAAATTATCATTTTGGACAAAAACTTTATTCTCTAAATTATTACTAAGATTTCAAAAAAAGCTCAGGGGACTGTATTAAACAGCCCCTGAACTTTATCACTTACTACCCATTA is a genomic window containing:
- a CDS encoding efflux RND transporter periplasmic adaptor subunit encodes the protein MENNEKPKKINLSAIIIILLLIVIAGMLFYYIRIVKKANVVVQQTPEEPKFSVVASPIATKTFERYAAVQGNLEAKNFAYVSPRIPGTIEELFVDEGDNVTAGKTMLFRIDSVKLEQAVEAGRKALAIAESTEKQAQAGLEKIKVDFEKVQLDYNRYKRLYEKKAVTANAFELQESHYNQLKAAIKAAQADIDLARSNIERARADLIISQKNLSDTVVYAPISGFVSARFKEPGEMGSPEEPALLITDNNSIEVSAYLPAQYYSEVIAGQTKMRVNVFGKEHGEQSLYYKSPTIENKLRTFEVKCLLDNSSHTIAAGAMADIKVIFETRKALAVPTVSIQKRVDGNIIFTVKDGRAHQVAVQTGLENDGMTEVSGDELSEKDMVITMGQNMLDDGKVVAVQEGNK
- a CDS encoding TolC family protein; the encoded protein is MNRNKNILFVISLLVIFQAGCQKVNDRLVRQEHAGAFSASLKSETNDVLSMKPAYGLNDCVSIALQNNLEIRISAIEEKISGLERKVAFANFLPVINLDYSETRWNRTPMTKFGGAAAATHDRAIKDVTWQMQLSVFDPQTWFLYEMYKRGEELTKIVSQYTRQTIILDVIVNYYHCLSLQEMQLALESQLSSTQGLQSEIESLYNEGLVTDWQLQQAQLNVLARQIDVNEARYAVQQAKGDLMFSLGLSPLADINLIPEQPLQMPDAPVEELVYTAMLQNPGLFISDKQIQIEKEKVKIALAGFLPKLAIFAGRTNTSDSFQVFQNFWTYGLSGTLPIFNGFANINEYKAAKERQKVAFIEREQQTLVLMLEVYKAYLNLENAKEMSVLTLKAFDTASKHFEETNEKWKEGLVVSSELLEVTAEKDNAQMDLMTSKYQLQVSIAVLNNLMGQNNSPSEALYGKQ
- a CDS encoding TetR/AcrR family transcriptional regulator, giving the protein METISRKEREKIRHRTEILAKALDLFSEKGFHNVSMQDIAVRSEYAVGTLYNFFQSKEQLFDELRNDCVERILQSLMPILESDTPENEKIHVYIVSHIDLMEENLKFIRLYVAQHGTLTPSNNEKEGKAYEVKTVLRNKLVEVINAGIAKKFFKPVDTNIYVLSLEASLQTYIMESSVNYNKANVQDGLAKIENLFCGMLIN
- a CDS encoding MFS transporter → MTANNNGSSKSSIELILRALKHKNYRLYFAGHGTSLIGTWMQQLAMSWLVYRLTGSAFYLGLVPFCSQIPVFLGAPIAGVIADHSPKRRILITTQILAMLQAFLLAALVFFGKINLIWIITLSILIGIINAFDIPTRQAFIYEIVDNEEDLPNAIALNSLIFNAARLIGPSIAGFLIAITGNEYVCFFINGISFLAVIYSLVAMKITRPIQKKSVSNILAGLKDGAKYAFGFVPIRTVLLFTAFISIVAVPYSVLLPIFAKDILHGDSRTLGMLTSAIGIGALVGAIFLAIQKNPRRFDNIVVFAGGVFAVGLIGFSLSQVLWLSLLLIVLPGFGLMVQSASTNIILQTITDDDKRGRVMSFHVMAFVGTAPFGNLLAGVVAERIGAPHTLLLCGVCTIIIMLFFVFQIPRLRQLIHPIYVRKGIIPEEVAQGLSTATQIAAETKE
- a CDS encoding DegT/DnrJ/EryC1/StrS family aminotransferase is translated as MERLAIDGGKPIFEKPLSPRKLFDEQEKLAVMRLFDDAIKTGEAFGYNGPVEKQYEKDFVDFMQGGFADGVNSGTNAVFCALGALQLDALSEVIVPPITDNGGVTPVVFAGCVPVMADSDPRSFNVCADGIKPLINERTRAILVAHIGGEPVDMDPIIALAREHNLYLVEDCAQAHAAKYKGKMVGTFGDVAAFSTMFGKHHCTGGQGGVVYTRNEKLHWQGRRFADRGKPFNLSVENNVVAGLNCNLNDLSACIGSVQIKKLPGIIEKRRKLAGLLREGLKKSRAVSMGWQVPDTESSYWFVRLKFDSNVVRVDKQTFCKALAAEGVMVNPDYNHVPCTFPWFKDKAVFGKSGFPWNCSDYKGPRNPSFEMKNTREAVEAHFIVHLFESWSESDINNILAALNKVETAYRK
- a CDS encoding amidohydrolase family protein: MIIDVHAHVYVSPKICSRFGTKPFLSAEQQISMMNSKGIDKAVILPLNNAEAPAEHQSIGEVLSICEKYPGRFIPFCNLDPRLPCRPDMITADVFVRYLEQYKALGCKGLGEMACRVFWNDPSLLALLEACSIVGFPVLFHTTTPDENSYGVLDFINLPYLEFVLKKLPNLKLIGHSQAFWSEISGDLKWQDKNSYPVGKVTPGGAVPRLLRNYPNLYADLSAGSGLNALSRDTEHAWKFIEEFQDRLLLGQDYCAVDNDMQHVEWLTDALKQGKISSSAYNKITSGNVSRILNL
- a CDS encoding Gfo/Idh/MocA family oxidoreductase; this translates as MKIGIIGSENSHSLAIAKTINIEKKIKNCSVKFLWGETRKLAQAVAKEGKIPNIVENPLEMLGKIDALIVDHRHPKYHLDAALPFIKKGIPVFIDKPLCFNSAKGEKFLKLAKQTGSPVTSFSVVPEQKKIRQFILKKDRMGLVLAGATYGVCDVDSPYGGIFFYGIHQVEMALKAFGFNVDRVFISRNPNGATGQLIYSDNKIITLNFIKEGCSGFSIGAVGEKGGVFENITFDSNPYLAGIKTFTRMFLTRQEPETHENLIVPIKILEALARSLKSHKVERVG
- a CDS encoding type II secretion system GspH family protein, which produces MMNRRNIRSTGFTLVELLVVISIIALLLAVLMPSLQKAREQAIKVIDATNLKSTGSSMFMYISDNKGTLPPDYMPPRASGKDGDDFTNVYWQQKLVPYTKTGKVFTSPVYEKYFSVEFAKYDHRDMLYGQKNKDSNWYYWFCSGTAPSYGYNHRALGCGGYAPGFGCYQRTGSLNTEAGMRLPVLQVKVEQIKNSSGTILCLNNVSSFAIPPSMVVPLAKWQELYHPKKLRINDGINMLYVDCHAVWKNFNSPEFKPVDTEQDHSAWGDCRQFPR
- a CDS encoding sugar phosphate isomerase/epimerase translates to MKFDWIKEAKFTSWWMTWEDLEWPDYAIEKKWENRAQIFSKAGINAVVIFGFHFRWDYLPVLDRVLEILARITEICHSHGLRVVEHHSATFVHRVRNVNDRWEIRIRNRHHVPFYPDNCDELSFNGSKLADWRQISSKDNKPVYHEGWNNECFCPNNPDYQKAYLAFIGRHVEKIKYDALMSDDLQFLPDIYTCGCSHCREKFYNATKMELPDQSDKDFWENPANTYRQQWIDLRYQWTAEHYKRLRNFLPENIALWGCASNCIGANLTGMGVSPQHYASNWDAISHEIYHVHQPVKDKVIIRAGLSAFASIARQHNVPLIAIFYVKRPEDVNLWIELLEQSNARPWLCKQVRTEDAIPEEELLFNGAFSAKKRVSHSKHAIVSVRFSQKYRDSLPEHLAEQYVERYTKECNSIIDKNCKVDVVFDGYSSKANEPTGGT